The sequence TCCTGGTGCCCAAGGCCGGGGTGAGCATCGATCTTACCGGCCCCAGGCCATCGGCCGGCCACCGCCTCCAGTGCCACCGGGAGCCGGTGGTCCTGGCGGCAGGGGTCATAACCACCGGCGAGATCGAACGGGTGCACGAGTGGGAGGAGCTACCCTCCTTCCGGATCCGCAAGGAGGGGGGAGAAGAAACGGACCGGATCTGGGACGATCAGGCGGTGATCATCCATTCCCGGAACGGGCTGGTGATCGTGGCCGGCTGCAGCCATGCGGGAATTGTCAACACCATCAAGCATGCCATGAAGATCACCGGCATCACGAAGATCGCCTTCGTTCTCGGCGGCTTCCACCTGATCGGGCCGGGTGAGGCCAAGATCGACCGGACCATCGAAGAGCTGCAGCGGCTCGATATCGAAAGGCTCGTTCCCATCCACTGCACGGGCTTTGAGGGAACGAAAAGACTGTCCGCGGCCATGCCGGACCGGTTTGCCTACTGCACCGCCGGCTGCCGGATCGCCTTTTGAGGGACAAGGAGCACCAAGATGCAATCACAAGCGCTTGGCATCGACACTTCGGCGGTTGAGGTCACCAACATCTCCCGCCATGGTCTCTGGCTTCTGACTCACGACGAGGAGCTGTTCCTGTCCTTCGAA comes from Thermodesulfobacteriota bacterium and encodes:
- a CDS encoding MBL fold metallo-hydrolase, encoding MVHNLPQTSGAVTVLVDNSVMELVPDSAFVQRLSKPSTPFLAEHGFAALIEAGDKKILVDTGSTGIALRHNLSQLGLAAEDLDLVFLSHGHYDHTGGLDAVRGTVIAHPDAFCQRFLVPKAGVSIDLTGPRPSAGHRLQCHREPVVLAAGVITTGEIERVHEWEELPSFRIRKEGGEETDRIWDDQAVIIHSRNGLVIVAGCSHAGIVNTIKHAMKITGITKIAFVLGGFHLIGPGEAKIDRTIEELQRLDIERLVPIHCTGFEGTKRLSAAMPDRFAYCTAGCRIAF